One stretch of bacterium DNA includes these proteins:
- a CDS encoding class I SAM-dependent methyltransferase, whose protein sequence is MSDFSTPYTPDSLEDMLGEGPEYSFQDFSLQGGGLYNYNRDDVEFDTAHNFSIPLERLPRRSRDQFPELSLPLRVVKHISVEASMSSHDRILDIGSGKGRLAVMLHTLTGAQVRGIEIEPSYVTYARERTHNFSGISFETGDATKVEFQDENIICLINPFRGALMENLLTRIHTYYLEKKEQDSDSSLKIISQGICSFHLQSKPWLKQVGSGDGILSVGIFELCRD, encoded by the coding sequence ATGAGTGATTTTTCAACTCCATATACGCCTGATAGTCTCGAGGACATGCTAGGGGAAGGCCCTGAATACTCGTTTCAAGACTTTTCGCTACAGGGAGGAGGTCTTTATAACTATAACCGTGACGATGTTGAGTTTGACACAGCTCATAACTTCTCCATCCCACTCGAACGACTCCCTCGTCGAAGTCGAGATCAGTTTCCCGAACTTTCACTTCCACTTCGTGTTGTAAAGCATATATCTGTTGAGGCTTCAATGAGTTCACATGATCGCATTCTTGATATCGGCTCTGGTAAGGGCCGACTTGCTGTCATGCTTCATACACTGACTGGAGCTCAAGTACGAGGCATTGAGATTGAGCCTTCATATGTGACGTATGCACGTGAGAGAACGCATAATTTTTCTGGTATCTCTTTTGAAACAGGAGATGCAACGAAAGTTGAGTTTCAAGATGAAAATATTATCTGTCTGATTAATCCATTTCGAGGTGCTCTCATGGAGAACCTCTTAACACGAATTCATACATATTATCTCGAAAAGAAAGAACAGGATTCAGACTCGTCTCTAAAAATAATCTCTCAAGGAATTTGCTCGTTTCACCTTCAGAGTAAACCCTGGCTTAAGCAGGTGGGGAGTGGGGATGGCATCCTATCCGTTGGGATCTTTGAGCTCTGTCGAGATTGA
- the asnB gene encoding asparagine synthase (glutamine-hydrolyzing) produces MCGLVGFYNPYLDQNERNRMATHLADSLRHRGPDDSSTWSNEGGLTFAHRRLAILDLSPHAKQPMVSPRTGTVLVYNGEIYNYRSIRKELEWSGLSFHGSGDTEVLLAAIDHWGLEKTLTKCNGMFAICLWNENERILHIARDRIGIKPLYYGWLKSGFVVTSELKALYGLKEFCLPLSSTGLSLFFEHGYISAPYTIFQGIWKMIPGTSLSLSQSELESAPKGFSPYTDRSHLSPKSFWQVPDISPPYSGSLQDAIVDLHELIRDSVRIRSLADVPVGAFLSGGIDSSTIVSCMNSLDPRNVRTFSIGFQESQFNEAPYASAIASHLGTKHTEHYVSTSDALNVIPNLSTIYDEPFADSSQIPTLLLSQLTREQVTVSLSGDGGDELFLGYPRYLLAKRVWSILKNAPYPLRTRLKDGIQAVPSSGWSSVYSIFQWLLPEALRGIRTPGMKVHRFAELLCASNLREVYLQANLHWPPYETPVHRYVPSQTLFHTDIASKTLASRHDYLSFIDFHTYLPDDILTKVDRASMAYGLEARVPLLDHRIIEFARTLPMNWCIAHGSQKYILKKILNRYLPETLFERPKAGFSIPLAKWLRTELRSWAESLLTPTELPPDGLLNRSLILKTWKRHQLEELDLHSKLWNVLIFQQWKRTWSANILDH; encoded by the coding sequence ATGTGTGGTTTGGTTGGATTCTATAATCCTTATCTTGATCAAAATGAAAGAAATAGGATGGCAACTCATCTTGCCGATTCACTACGACACCGTGGGCCCGATGATTCTTCAACGTGGAGCAATGAAGGGGGCCTTACCTTTGCTCATCGTCGACTGGCCATTCTCGATCTCTCTCCGCATGCAAAACAGCCAATGGTATCTCCTCGCACTGGGACAGTGCTGGTTTATAACGGAGAGATCTATAACTATCGCTCAATTCGGAAAGAATTAGAATGGAGTGGCTTATCGTTTCACGGAAGTGGAGATACTGAAGTCCTATTAGCAGCTATAGATCACTGGGGCCTAGAAAAGACTCTGACTAAGTGTAATGGAATGTTTGCAATTTGCCTTTGGAACGAAAATGAGCGAATTCTTCACATCGCACGAGATAGAATAGGAATAAAACCACTTTACTACGGATGGCTTAAAAGCGGCTTTGTTGTGACCTCTGAACTTAAAGCTCTCTATGGCCTGAAAGAATTTTGCCTTCCCCTTTCTTCTACTGGGCTATCACTCTTTTTCGAACATGGCTATATTTCGGCACCATATACAATCTTTCAGGGAATCTGGAAGATGATTCCTGGCACGAGCCTGTCGCTCAGCCAAAGCGAGCTTGAGTCAGCACCTAAAGGATTTTCTCCATATACAGACCGTAGTCATCTCTCCCCCAAGTCATTCTGGCAAGTACCGGACATTTCGCCTCCATATTCTGGTTCGCTACAGGATGCCATTGTCGATCTCCACGAGCTCATTAGAGATTCGGTCCGCATCCGCTCACTGGCGGATGTTCCAGTAGGGGCTTTTCTCTCAGGGGGTATCGATTCATCCACCATTGTGAGCTGTATGAACAGCTTGGATCCCCGAAATGTGCGGACATTTTCAATCGGCTTTCAAGAAAGTCAGTTTAACGAAGCGCCCTATGCGAGTGCAATTGCTTCCCATTTAGGTACAAAGCATACCGAGCACTATGTGAGTACCTCCGATGCACTCAACGTTATCCCGAACCTTTCTACAATCTATGATGAGCCATTTGCAGATTCATCACAGATTCCAACACTTTTACTCTCTCAGCTCACACGAGAACAAGTAACCGTATCTCTTTCAGGAGATGGGGGTGATGAGCTGTTCCTTGGATATCCTCGCTATCTCTTAGCAAAACGAGTCTGGAGCATACTGAAAAATGCACCATATCCACTACGAACTCGGCTCAAGGATGGAATTCAAGCTGTTCCTTCAAGCGGCTGGAGTAGTGTCTATTCAATTTTCCAGTGGCTATTACCCGAAGCGCTTCGAGGAATTCGAACTCCTGGAATGAAAGTACATCGATTTGCAGAGCTTCTTTGTGCTTCAAACCTTAGAGAGGTTTATCTTCAGGCGAATCTTCATTGGCCACCTTATGAAACTCCGGTTCATCGCTATGTTCCGTCGCAAACGCTCTTTCATACTGATATCGCTTCTAAAACATTAGCATCACGACACGACTACTTGAGTTTTATCGATTTTCATACCTACCTACCTGACGATATCCTTACGAAAGTTGACCGAGCCTCTATGGCATATGGATTGGAGGCACGTGTGCCCCTTTTAGACCATCGGATTATTGAATTTGCTCGGACATTGCCTATGAACTGGTGCATTGCTCATGGCTCACAAAAATATATCTTAAAAAAAATACTGAATAGGTATCTCCCTGAGACACTTTTTGAACGTCCAAAGGCAGGATTTTCCATTCCGCTTGCAAAATGGCTGCGAACAGAGCTCCGTTCCTGGGCTGAATCACTCCTAACACCAACCGAACTTCCACCAGATGGTCTCCTCAATAGATCCTTAATCCTAAAGACCTGGAAACGGCACCAACTCGAAGAGCTTGATTTGCATTCAAAACTTTGGAATGTCTTGATTTTTCAACAATGGAAGCGGACCTGGAGCGCAAATATCCTAGATCACTAG